The following proteins are co-located in the Leptospira weilii genome:
- a CDS encoding leucine-rich repeat domain-containing protein produces the protein MGLTFKNKFSVAVFFVLLNILLGLSVEAQTDFSELIGHFQNPSKRKVLDLQYQRLEKLSKEIVLFKNLEWFQLTGNQITTLPREIGTLTRLKGLYLAENQLTVLPDEIGQLQNLKELFLFYNYLSYLPKLIGNLKALQELHIDNNKLEALPNEIGKLNNLQKFGLSHNRLKELPKEIGRLQNLEELNLNSNQFSSLPKEIGQLSNLKNLHLDHNMLANLPNEIGQLSRLETLTLFRNSLETLPEEIGQLWNLRELDLSYNPLSSIPKEIGQLKNLRILHLRKTPLARLPDEIGELQDLEELILNPDTFEKEEREKLKRLLPKCRIYYINPF, from the coding sequence ATGGGTTTGACTTTTAAAAATAAATTCTCGGTAGCTGTATTTTTCGTTTTATTGAATATTCTCCTCGGACTATCCGTGGAGGCGCAAACGGACTTCTCCGAATTGATCGGTCATTTTCAAAATCCTTCCAAAAGAAAGGTATTGGATTTGCAATATCAGAGACTTGAAAAACTTTCGAAGGAGATCGTTCTTTTTAAAAACTTGGAATGGTTTCAATTGACGGGAAATCAAATAACGACTCTTCCTCGGGAAATCGGAACTCTTACGCGCTTAAAAGGATTGTATTTGGCCGAGAATCAATTGACCGTGCTTCCCGATGAGATCGGTCAACTGCAAAATCTAAAAGAACTTTTCCTATTCTACAATTATCTTTCGTATCTTCCGAAGTTGATCGGAAACCTCAAAGCATTACAGGAATTGCATATAGACAATAATAAACTCGAAGCGCTTCCGAATGAAATCGGAAAACTAAACAACCTGCAAAAGTTCGGACTATCGCACAATCGTTTGAAAGAATTGCCCAAAGAAATCGGGCGACTTCAAAATTTAGAAGAATTGAATTTGAATTCGAATCAATTTTCTTCGCTTCCCAAGGAGATCGGACAATTATCAAATTTAAAGAATCTGCATTTGGACCATAACATGCTCGCCAATTTACCGAATGAAATCGGACAACTGAGTCGTTTGGAAACGTTGACGTTGTTTAGAAATTCACTCGAAACTCTACCAGAAGAGATCGGGCAGTTGTGGAATCTCAGAGAACTGGATTTATCGTACAATCCACTTTCCTCTATTCCCAAAGAGATCGGACAACTTAAAAATTTGCGTATTCTTCATTTGCGAAAAACTCCACTGGCCCGTCTTCCTGATGAAATCGGTGAGCTGCAGGATTTAGAAGAGTTGATTTTAAATCCGGATACGTTTGAAAAAGAGGAACGCGAGAAGCTGAAACGTTTACTTCCTAAGTGCAGAATTTATTATATCAATCCCTTTTGA
- the dut gene encoding dUTP diphosphatase, whose product MKISVQKLRSNAELPVLQTKHAAGYDVHACLDSNLILEPNKVVLVPTGLSFAIPQEYHFEIRPRSGFSTKNQILIPNSPGTIDSDYRGELMIPLLNLGNVPFVIEHGMRIAQLLIRETRYADWELVSEFADKTERGTGGFGSTGH is encoded by the coding sequence ATGAAAATTTCGGTTCAAAAATTAAGATCGAATGCCGAACTTCCGGTATTACAGACAAAACACGCGGCGGGTTACGACGTTCACGCTTGTTTGGATTCAAATCTAATCTTGGAACCGAACAAAGTGGTTCTCGTTCCAACCGGACTTTCCTTTGCAATCCCTCAAGAATATCATTTTGAAATTAGGCCCAGATCTGGATTTTCGACGAAAAATCAAATCTTAATTCCAAATTCTCCCGGAACGATCGACAGCGATTACCGTGGAGAATTGATGATTCCCCTTCTGAATCTAGGAAACGTTCCCTTTGTAATCGAACATGGGATGAGAATCGCTCAACTGCTCATTCGTGAAACTCGTTATGCGGATTGGGAACTGGTTTCCGAATTTGCAGATAAGACGGAAAGAGGGACGGGCGGATTCGGCTCCACGGGACACTAG
- a CDS encoding glycine--tRNA ligase encodes MEKKESLDSSLKEIVSVCKRRGFVYPGSEIYGGLSNTFDYGPYGVELLQNLKQLWWKFFVHLREDVVGLDSSILLNPKVWEASGHVSNFTDPLIDCKNCKTRIRADKFLEDQKGEGFATGLTLEKMNQVIKENNFSCPNCGQKGTFTEARDFNLMFKTSHGASAEDSLDIYLRPETAQGIFLNFKNVVSTTRRKIPFGIAQIGKSFRNEIMARQFVFRTREFEQMEMEFFCEPGTQKEWFSHWVSYCMNWLTEQVGIKKENLRIREHEKEELSFYSEGTSDIEFKYNFGWGELWGIASRTDYDLNQHQKFSGEDLKYQDQVQNKKYVPFVVEPALGVNRLFLAVVTDAYEEEKLPDGETRTVLRFSPKIAPVKAAVFPLMKKDGLPEKSREIFADLSKLGSVEYDDSGAIGKRYRRQDEIGTPFCITVDYDTLKDDTVTVRERDSMAQERIPVARLRNWLFERL; translated from the coding sequence ATGGAAAAGAAAGAAAGTCTCGATTCTTCATTGAAAGAAATCGTATCCGTCTGCAAACGCAGAGGGTTTGTTTATCCCGGTTCCGAAATTTACGGAGGACTTTCCAATACTTTCGACTATGGTCCTTACGGCGTAGAACTTCTCCAAAATCTGAAACAGCTCTGGTGGAAATTTTTTGTACATCTCCGAGAAGACGTGGTAGGTCTCGATTCCTCCATTCTTCTGAACCCGAAAGTTTGGGAAGCATCCGGTCATGTTTCCAACTTCACCGATCCTTTGATCGATTGTAAAAACTGTAAGACCCGAATCCGCGCGGACAAGTTCCTAGAGGATCAAAAGGGAGAGGGATTCGCGACCGGCCTTACCCTCGAAAAAATGAACCAAGTCATTAAAGAAAATAACTTCTCCTGCCCGAACTGCGGACAAAAAGGAACATTCACCGAAGCGCGAGACTTTAATCTCATGTTCAAAACTTCTCACGGCGCGAGTGCGGAAGATTCCTTGGATATTTATCTCAGACCGGAAACCGCTCAGGGAATTTTTTTAAATTTTAAGAACGTGGTCTCCACCACCAGAAGAAAGATTCCGTTCGGAATCGCTCAGATCGGCAAATCTTTTCGGAACGAAATCATGGCCCGACAATTCGTTTTTAGAACGAGAGAATTCGAGCAGATGGAAATGGAATTCTTTTGCGAACCGGGAACTCAGAAAGAATGGTTTTCTCACTGGGTGAGTTATTGTATGAATTGGCTGACCGAACAGGTCGGAATCAAAAAGGAAAATCTAAGAATTAGAGAACACGAAAAGGAAGAATTATCTTTTTATAGCGAAGGTACTTCCGATATCGAATTCAAATACAACTTCGGTTGGGGAGAACTCTGGGGAATCGCCTCCAGGACAGATTACGATCTAAATCAACACCAAAAATTCTCCGGCGAAGACCTGAAATATCAGGATCAGGTTCAGAATAAAAAATACGTTCCCTTTGTCGTTGAACCCGCATTAGGTGTAAACAGACTTTTTCTCGCCGTCGTCACCGACGCTTACGAAGAAGAAAAACTTCCGGACGGGGAAACAAGAACCGTCCTTCGTTTTTCTCCCAAGATCGCCCCGGTAAAAGCGGCCGTTTTTCCTTTGATGAAAAAAGACGGATTGCCTGAAAAATCCAGAGAAATTTTCGCGGATCTTTCCAAGCTTGGAAGTGTTGAATACGACGACAGCGGTGCGATCGGAAAACGCTATCGTAGGCAGGACGAAATCGGAACCCCTTTTTGTATTACAGTAGATTATGATACTCTAAAGGACGATACCGTTACCGTTAGAGAAAGGGACAGCATGGCTCAGGAAAGAATTCCAGTGGCCCGTCTCAGGAACTGGCTCTTTGAGAGGTTATAA
- a CDS encoding energy transducer TonB family protein has translation MQRPRRPCLKKKLVIFGVNFLSWSSPFLGLGIFFPLGVLFAFPKGREVRSSAFGSLLFQIACWIVLYPLEVSAILFPVVETFVRTLVLDLKEWLIGFYVLIGLLVLIAHSVYLKIQRKRKSKFHSEVFVPEEKIERIHYKILVLLVAGYLTSRLVFQDPYRLEYGQLGILEDSFLYFFSVLIAGDTLLSRGKQFFLFRRPWKLFEKQARVARHFGFQGEWGKRKQKYSKFRDWIFPGWGHIYIGNLWKGFSILFLYLLLLLFLSTSFFSWLEPADGIRFLMSMGLKPGIRDQTFFKITSSVIPILIFLGGMIGIHIVSKFLLGRAFRSEPDDMTPRSTFISNLSYSVLLHLILMSLVLIIPVTLQRKNKQKESERQRTHFTPENLEFYFIDPNLPSEVKGLNGGVVSGTETPTQKEGEKIPEDKPAEEGRVKGEVKQVRGKKLPSTYSNYISAKMRGPESFMEYWRRAPRNYSSVVAYTVTPDGEVVDVDLVEASGYPEQDQMTLELIESLSPLMPPPGARGYVRVTELFWNGSIDPEAMPTPLQKELVTMYDGRYMEEL, from the coding sequence TTGCAACGTCCAAGGAGACCTTGCCTGAAAAAGAAACTAGTCATCTTCGGAGTCAATTTCTTATCCTGGAGTTCCCCCTTTCTGGGATTGGGAATTTTTTTCCCTCTCGGCGTACTCTTCGCCTTCCCCAAAGGTAGAGAAGTTCGTTCTTCTGCCTTTGGTTCTTTACTCTTTCAGATTGCCTGCTGGATCGTTCTTTATCCTTTGGAAGTTTCGGCGATCCTTTTTCCGGTTGTGGAAACTTTCGTCCGAACTCTCGTTTTGGATTTGAAAGAGTGGTTGATCGGATTCTATGTTTTGATCGGACTTCTGGTCCTAATCGCTCATTCGGTTTATCTCAAAATACAAAGGAAACGTAAGTCGAAATTTCACTCCGAAGTTTTCGTTCCGGAAGAGAAGATAGAAAGAATTCACTATAAAATTCTCGTCCTTCTTGTCGCGGGTTATCTAACTTCGAGACTAGTCTTTCAAGATCCGTATCGATTGGAATACGGACAACTCGGAATCTTGGAAGATAGTTTTCTGTATTTCTTTTCCGTTTTGATCGCAGGGGACACGCTTTTGAGCAGGGGAAAACAATTCTTCTTGTTCAGAAGACCTTGGAAACTTTTTGAAAAGCAGGCGAGGGTTGCGCGTCATTTTGGCTTTCAGGGGGAATGGGGAAAACGAAAACAAAAGTATTCCAAATTCAGAGACTGGATCTTTCCGGGATGGGGTCATATTTATATCGGAAATCTCTGGAAAGGTTTTTCGATCCTGTTTTTATATCTTCTTCTTTTATTATTTCTCTCGACTTCGTTCTTTTCCTGGCTCGAACCCGCGGATGGAATTCGTTTTCTCATGTCGATGGGTTTAAAACCGGGGATCCGGGATCAAACTTTCTTTAAGATCACTTCGAGCGTAATTCCGATTTTGATTTTTCTCGGGGGAATGATAGGAATTCATATCGTTTCCAAGTTTCTACTGGGCAGGGCCTTTCGTTCGGAACCGGACGATATGACTCCGAGAAGCACATTTATTAGTAATTTATCATATAGTGTTCTGCTTCATTTGATTCTAATGTCTTTGGTTTTGATAATACCGGTAACTCTTCAGAGAAAGAATAAACAAAAGGAATCGGAAAGACAAAGAACTCATTTTACTCCTGAAAATTTGGAATTCTATTTTATCGACCCTAATCTCCCGAGCGAAGTGAAAGGTCTAAACGGCGGAGTCGTATCGGGAACGGAAACTCCGACTCAGAAAGAGGGGGAGAAAATTCCCGAAGATAAACCCGCCGAAGAAGGTCGCGTCAAAGGAGAAGTCAAACAAGTCCGTGGAAAAAAATTACCTTCCACGTATTCGAATTATATCTCCGCAAAGATGAGAGGCCCGGAATCTTTTATGGAATATTGGAGAAGGGCTCCGAGAAATTATTCTTCCGTGGTCGCTTATACTGTAACCCCCGATGGAGAGGTTGTGGACGTGGATCTTGTGGAGGCGTCCGGGTACCCCGAGCAGGATCAGATGACTTTGGAACTGATAGAAAGCCTTTCTCCTCTTATGCCTCCTCCCGGAGCCAGGGGTTATGTTCGAGTCACGGAACTTTTTTGGAACGGAAGCATCGATCCGGAAGCGATGCCTACCCCTCTTCAGAAAGAGCTTGTTACGATGTATGACGGGCGTTATATGGAGGAATTATGA
- a CDS encoding PrsW family glutamic-type intramembrane protease → MSFDVALLGFLSIFPWGFFLILLFPGKITSRKIILIFFAFFLGYLSTEIVLKLHPIFWPDVKIAAPKRSGHILTQTAHIAFIQAGMMEEFCKGILILSCGLLFAFDWKKYQFRKEMVLIGGFVALGFAGIENANYIFSAKEEDRIAMFVGRTIRSSNAHFLINLCFALAFVKSNRKEPKERPLALFLAFLLAVTQHGLFNFFVLPQSRFGGWLSTALFVGIWVWIAKDFRAFVLKDENLSDTVVDAEILDEIRETI, encoded by the coding sequence ATGAGTTTCGATGTTGCGTTACTCGGCTTTCTTTCCATTTTTCCTTGGGGATTTTTTTTGATCTTGTTGTTTCCGGGAAAGATTACAAGCCGGAAGATCATACTTATTTTTTTCGCTTTTTTTCTAGGCTATCTATCTACGGAAATCGTTTTGAAACTGCATCCGATTTTTTGGCCGGATGTAAAAATCGCGGCGCCCAAGCGTAGCGGGCACATTCTTACACAAACGGCGCATATCGCGTTCATTCAAGCGGGGATGATGGAGGAGTTCTGCAAAGGGATTTTGATCCTTTCTTGCGGACTTCTTTTTGCGTTTGATTGGAAGAAATATCAGTTTCGAAAAGAAATGGTTCTCATCGGAGGATTTGTCGCGCTCGGATTTGCTGGAATTGAAAACGCAAACTACATCTTTTCCGCAAAGGAAGAAGATAGAATCGCCATGTTTGTGGGAAGAACAATCCGGTCTTCGAACGCGCATTTTCTCATCAATCTATGTTTTGCGTTAGCGTTCGTAAAATCCAATCGAAAAGAACCAAAGGAACGGCCACTCGCATTGTTTTTGGCTTTTTTACTCGCAGTGACTCAACACGGACTTTTTAATTTTTTCGTTCTTCCTCAATCGAGGTTTGGCGGTTGGCTTTCCACGGCTCTTTTTGTGGGAATCTGGGTTTGGATCGCAAAAGACTTTCGGGCTTTCGTTCTAAAGGACGAAAACCTAAGTGACACTGTGGTCGATGCGGAAATTCTGGATGAGATCAGAGAGACGATTTGA
- a CDS encoding 50S ribosomal protein L11 methyltransferase, which produces MKYREIILSIPKETAEDFTAFLDEIGVVGYYEILFDREVPRAPHEEIISDDTKFRVYLAEEDNENETKILIYLKVNAGEAFFSESRWIETKEYEEAYKEFYKPFIVGSYRVIPTWEKDTALGTTPEGVFPLLVNPGLAFGTGHHETTRLVLGRMGNLNLFGKKVADVGTGSGILSIAAAKSGASFILAVDVDPNSVRSAAFNRDENDISSEVLAVEEGGFDHEKIQRQTWDLLIANITFAVLKANIQKIASIKTDHFLFSGVITERLEEFLELLKSEVGGESVFLQEDTGWELIEWKRKG; this is translated from the coding sequence TTGAAATACAGAGAAATCATTTTAAGCATCCCTAAAGAAACCGCGGAGGATTTTACTGCTTTTTTAGATGAGATAGGAGTTGTGGGATATTACGAAATCCTGTTTGATCGAGAAGTTCCGCGTGCTCCGCACGAAGAAATCATTTCGGACGATACGAAATTCCGTGTCTATCTCGCGGAAGAAGACAACGAAAACGAAACCAAAATTCTCATCTATCTAAAGGTAAATGCTGGTGAGGCTTTCTTTTCGGAATCCAGATGGATCGAGACCAAAGAATACGAGGAAGCTTATAAAGAATTTTATAAACCTTTTATCGTAGGCTCCTATCGGGTAATTCCCACTTGGGAAAAGGACACCGCGTTAGGCACAACTCCCGAAGGGGTTTTCCCTTTACTCGTCAATCCCGGACTCGCATTTGGAACCGGACATCACGAGACGACCCGTCTTGTTTTGGGAAGAATGGGAAACTTGAATCTTTTCGGTAAAAAGGTTGCGGACGTGGGAACCGGTTCCGGGATTTTGAGCATTGCCGCGGCGAAGTCGGGAGCTTCCTTTATTTTGGCGGTGGATGTGGATCCGAACAGCGTGAGATCCGCTGCTTTCAATCGGGACGAAAACGATATTTCCTCGGAAGTTTTAGCCGTGGAAGAGGGCGGCTTCGATCATGAAAAGATCCAGAGGCAAACATGGGATCTTTTGATCGCCAATATCACATTTGCCGTATTAAAAGCGAATATTCAAAAAATTGCATCTATTAAAACCGATCATTTTCTATTTAGCGGAGTTATCACCGAACGGTTGGAGGAGTTTTTGGAACTTCTCAAAAGCGAGGTGGGAGGCGAAAGCGTTTTCCTGCAGGAAGACACGGGTTGGGAATTGATCGAATGGAAAAGGAAAGGATAA
- a CDS encoding adenosine kinase, whose product MKHYDVFGVGNALVDILVPTEDVFIKRLGFEKGIMTLVDSEKQGEVLTALEGSKKELRSGGSAANTMIALANSGGTGTYTGKVSKDTYGEFYKKDMERAGILFEVVPEDQGHTGTCVVLTTPDAERTMLTHLGISITLQKTDVDLDRLKSSGISYIEGYLWDGQGTKEASLLTMEESKKNGVKVAYTYSDPFCVNRSREDFVRLTKDYFDIVFCNAEEAKALSQKEDKLEALKFIAGLSPLVFMTDSANGAYFAENGVVAHVDGFPTKPIDTTGAGDCFAAGVLYGLTHGFSLEKSARWGNYVASRIVQEIGPRLGIKLMGRQDEILK is encoded by the coding sequence ATGAAACACTACGACGTATTCGGAGTCGGCAACGCACTCGTGGATATTTTGGTTCCTACGGAAGACGTTTTTATCAAACGTTTAGGATTTGAGAAAGGAATCATGACCTTGGTCGATTCCGAAAAACAAGGAGAGGTTTTGACCGCTCTCGAAGGAAGCAAAAAAGAACTTCGTTCCGGGGGAAGCGCGGCAAACACGATGATCGCGCTCGCCAATTCCGGAGGAACCGGAACCTACACCGGAAAAGTTTCCAAGGACACTTACGGAGAATTTTATAAGAAGGACATGGAGCGCGCCGGGATTCTTTTCGAAGTGGTCCCCGAAGATCAGGGACATACCGGAACCTGCGTCGTTTTGACCACTCCCGACGCCGAAAGAACGATGCTCACTCACTTGGGAATTTCCATCACATTACAAAAAACGGATGTAGATTTGGACAGACTCAAGTCCTCCGGCATTTCCTATATCGAAGGATATCTCTGGGATGGTCAGGGAACCAAAGAAGCTTCTCTTTTGACAATGGAAGAATCCAAAAAGAACGGAGTCAAAGTGGCTTACACATACAGCGACCCGTTTTGTGTGAATCGTTCCAGAGAAGACTTTGTTCGTTTAACAAAAGATTACTTTGATATCGTTTTCTGCAACGCGGAAGAAGCCAAAGCCCTTTCTCAAAAGGAAGACAAGCTGGAAGCCCTTAAGTTTATCGCGGGTCTTTCCCCTCTCGTGTTTATGACCGATTCCGCAAATGGAGCCTATTTTGCGGAGAACGGAGTGGTTGCTCACGTTGACGGATTTCCGACGAAACCGATCGATACGACCGGTGCGGGAGATTGTTTTGCGGCGGGTGTTCTTTACGGACTCACTCACGGTTTCAGTTTGGAGAAATCCGCTCGTTGGGGAAACTACGTTGCTTCTCGAATCGTTCAAGAGATCGGTCCGAGGCTCGGAATCAAATTGATGGGACGTCAGGACGAGATTTTAAAGTAA
- a CDS encoding MXAN_6521/LA_1396 family lipoprotein, with the protein MLRYSLLFFCLIFTITNCTVKYVKAGPIWEKELVTFKRLAVYVPAESEAGNFEKQLAAKIAENYLSHHKEFIIYPFRSGNGTCGASPKKVQGIFQLKIREKETSDKVELSALGKVIHCAKGETLWEGLAEDSYPKNIEENQSLINTYTQLYGKEIAGKVNPYFFLLQNLLDKLDSPILSEEEKDEKIEVEAR; encoded by the coding sequence ATGTTACGATATTCTTTACTATTTTTCTGTTTGATCTTTACGATTACGAACTGCACCGTTAAATATGTAAAAGCGGGTCCAATCTGGGAAAAAGAATTGGTTACATTCAAGAGACTGGCGGTATATGTTCCAGCGGAAAGTGAAGCGGGCAACTTTGAAAAACAGTTAGCGGCAAAAATCGCAGAGAACTATCTTTCTCATCATAAGGAATTTATCATATATCCGTTCCGCTCCGGAAACGGAACCTGCGGAGCCTCCCCCAAAAAAGTTCAGGGAATTTTTCAGCTGAAGATCCGCGAAAAAGAAACTTCCGATAAGGTGGAATTGAGCGCGCTTGGAAAAGTGATTCATTGCGCGAAAGGTGAAACTCTCTGGGAAGGTTTGGCTGAAGATTCTTATCCCAAAAACATCGAAGAAAATCAATCTCTCATCAACACATACACGCAACTTTACGGAAAGGAAATCGCCGGAAAAGTGAATCCGTATTTCTTCCTACTTCAAAATCTTTTGGATAAACTGGATAGTCCAATCTTGTCGGAAGAGGAAAAAGACGAGAAGATCGAAGTGGAAGCGAGATAA
- a CDS encoding efflux RND transporter permease subunit, with protein MRQLLSGITDSILLNPIRSSSVLAVFLFLSFWQASKLTVNSNNLDLLPKDNPSVVKTQKVIEMIGGNGFYILSIKFKDEKGMTDHLVKAFAARKKGQPEVVEKELKEAEKVKQQNVTYYKERENAIKKASDVLNERLLKEKKFVQYISYRYNVSFLQDRLPLFLKTEDLLEVRKRVKRKIDEEVERANPFFIKLSDEEYNPDFSDILSKYQKLAKRDIFDEYNISPDKGMLIFLIKPAGSFTDIEFNIALDKKIKEIVAELAFDKKGIQIGYTGTYRLHLDDYETLMAALKPIAITSFIGIAVLLLFFFRNPLFILILLVSLLSGILFSFGLTTIVIGQLNSVTSIIASILMGLGIDYGIQFLYRFREEFTRDQDTLRSIKDTIYHTGIASFISALTTTSAFVVLAFSEFRGFSEFGIIATYGILIIAVSMYGVTALQITLLFRLFPSLKNKFLLSAKEQTTSPLLYRFYKKPGLLTLVVLAIVLAISFFNFSPGIRFNYNGRDLMVDNLDSVNLYDEIGDRFDISSDPQVIVVDTLEESEAVFDYMTPVPDEIAGSVDQVVSLWNFLPTKGQQRENLKILKQLRSDMKPVKAGFLKPEQRKYLPVVKKYLNVKEYSLSEVPIYFSSQFTEVKGSKEKGHLVFIYPKVALWHGQKLLKFFDAVGELHYPKLSRRVLNTLLYDSNGHRAVDPIRDRWTPAEKRLIVKTLNTYSASQFKNLGLLDGTISFILKTRPFSDLEQARSHKYVSNTAGSLILFANLIKIVQKEGVTAFLVTLILVVIVLILFFRGIVPALISLIPLVLGIFVTLGIMALFRVQLNFMNVLVFPVIIGYGIQNGIYIYYRFREDHDVIRAMSMVGPAIIASTLTTLVGWSSLLIADQKGLKSIGIVASIGIASSLLIALTLVPAILEIVYRSRKEEEQESKPIGFGEEEPNSSDGVATPLSTLQTTEVSRTTSPKKKSAKKKAATSNKATAKKK; from the coding sequence ATGAGACAACTTCTTTCCGGAATCACCGATTCCATTCTCTTAAACCCGATCCGTTCCTCCAGCGTACTTGCCGTTTTTCTTTTCCTCTCTTTCTGGCAAGCGTCCAAACTTACGGTGAACAGCAATAACTTGGATTTGCTTCCGAAAGACAATCCTTCCGTCGTTAAAACCCAGAAAGTGATCGAGATGATCGGAGGAAACGGATTTTATATTCTCAGCATCAAGTTCAAAGACGAAAAGGGAATGACGGACCATCTAGTCAAAGCCTTTGCCGCAAGAAAAAAAGGACAACCCGAAGTAGTAGAAAAGGAACTGAAAGAAGCAGAAAAGGTCAAACAACAAAACGTTACCTATTATAAAGAAAGGGAGAATGCGATCAAGAAAGCTTCGGACGTACTCAACGAAAGACTTCTGAAGGAAAAAAAATTCGTTCAATATATCTCCTACCGCTACAACGTATCCTTCTTACAAGACAGACTTCCCCTATTTTTAAAAACCGAAGATTTGCTAGAAGTGCGCAAACGGGTCAAAAGAAAAATCGACGAGGAAGTAGAAAGAGCCAATCCGTTCTTTATCAAACTTTCCGACGAAGAATACAACCCGGACTTTAGCGATATCCTTTCCAAATATCAGAAACTTGCAAAAAGAGATATATTCGACGAATATAATATATCTCCGGATAAAGGAATGCTGATTTTTCTGATCAAACCCGCAGGATCTTTCACTGACATAGAATTTAATATCGCTCTCGACAAAAAAATCAAAGAAATTGTGGCCGAACTCGCTTTCGACAAAAAGGGAATTCAAATCGGTTATACTGGTACCTACAGATTGCATCTGGACGACTACGAGACTCTGATGGCGGCTCTGAAACCGATCGCAATCACTTCGTTTATCGGGATCGCGGTGCTTTTGCTTTTCTTTTTTAGAAATCCTCTTTTTATCCTGATTCTTCTCGTTTCTCTTCTTTCCGGAATTTTATTTTCTTTCGGTTTGACTACGATCGTAATCGGCCAGCTCAATTCGGTGACCAGTATCATCGCATCCATTCTAATGGGACTCGGAATTGACTACGGGATTCAGTTCTTATATCGTTTTCGGGAAGAATTCACCCGCGATCAGGATACACTTCGTTCCATCAAGGACACGATCTATCATACCGGAATCGCATCCTTTATCTCGGCTCTGACCACCACTTCCGCCTTCGTTGTGCTTGCGTTCTCCGAGTTTCGAGGTTTCAGCGAATTCGGAATCATCGCTACGTACGGAATTCTGATCATCGCGGTTTCGATGTACGGCGTAACCGCTCTTCAGATCACCCTTCTTTTTCGCCTGTTTCCCTCTCTCAAAAACAAATTTTTACTTTCGGCAAAAGAACAAACCACTTCCCCTCTTCTCTACCGCTTTTATAAAAAACCGGGCCTTTTAACATTAGTTGTTCTTGCTATCGTTCTGGCAATTTCCTTTTTCAACTTCAGCCCCGGAATTAGGTTCAACTACAACGGACGGGATCTGATGGTGGACAATCTGGACTCGGTCAATCTCTACGACGAGATCGGAGATAGATTCGATATCAGTTCCGATCCTCAGGTAATCGTCGTGGATACTCTCGAAGAATCGGAAGCCGTTTTCGATTACATGACGCCCGTGCCGGACGAGATCGCGGGTTCCGTGGATCAGGTGGTTTCCCTCTGGAACTTCCTTCCTACAAAAGGGCAACAAAGGGAAAATTTAAAAATTCTGAAACAACTTCGATCGGATATGAAACCGGTTAAAGCGGGTTTTTTAAAACCGGAGCAGAGAAAATATCTTCCGGTAGTCAAAAAATATCTAAACGTAAAAGAATACTCTCTTTCCGAAGTTCCTATCTATTTCAGTTCTCAGTTTACGGAAGTAAAAGGCTCCAAGGAAAAGGGCCATCTCGTATTCATTTATCCGAAAGTAGCTCTCTGGCACGGACAAAAGCTTCTCAAGTTCTTCGACGCAGTGGGAGAATTACATTATCCTAAACTATCCAGAAGAGTGTTGAACACTCTGCTTTACGATTCGAACGGACACAGAGCCGTCGATCCAATTCGCGATCGATGGACTCCGGCAGAAAAACGTCTGATCGTAAAAACTCTGAATACGTATTCCGCCTCCCAATTCAAGAATTTGGGTCTTTTGGACGGAACGATCTCTTTTATCTTAAAAACGAGGCCGTTTTCCGACTTGGAGCAAGCAAGATCTCATAAATACGTTTCCAACACCGCGGGAAGTTTGATTCTTTTTGCGAACCTCATCAAGATCGTTCAAAAAGAAGGAGTGACCGCATTTCTAGTCACTCTCATTCTCGTAGTCATCGTATTGATTCTCTTTTTCAGGGGAATCGTTCCCGCTTTGATCTCTTTGATTCCGCTCGTTCTCGGAATTTTCGTCACTCTCGGAATCATGGCGCTGTTTAGAGTTCAATTGAACTTTATGAACGTTTTGGTGTTTCCGGTCATTATAGGTTACGGAATTCAGAACGGAATCTACATCTATTATAGATTCAGAGAGGACCACGATGTGATACGCGCCATGTCCATGGTCGGCCCCGCGATCATTGCATCCACGTTAACCACCCTTGTGGGGTGGAGTTCTCTTTTAATCGCAGATCAAAAGGGACTCAAATCGATCGGTATTGTAGCGAGTATCGGGATCGCCTCCTCCTTGCTAATCGCACTCACTCTCGTCCCGGCCATTCTTGAAATCGTCTATCGTTCCAGAAAAGAAGAGGAACAAGAATCCAAACCGATCGGTTTCGGAGAGGAAGAACCGAATTCTTCCGACGGAGTCGCGACCCCGCTCTCTACGCTTCAAACAACCGAAGTTTCTAGAACAACTTCTCCCAAAAAGAAAAGTGCCAAGAAAAAAGCGGCTACTTCCAATAAAGCAACCGCTAAAAAGAAATAA